Proteins encoded together in one Dethiosulfovibrio salsuginis window:
- a CDS encoding FAD-dependent oxidoreductase yields the protein MERTVRVLLNGKEVHGYPGQKILDLCAECGVEIPTLCYNEHLSIHGGCSLCLVEIEGAKALVRACASTIAPDMVIRTDTKRANDARRLALELLLSDHVGDCRPPCTLACPAQANVQGYINTAAQGKFSEALGILHKNIVLPSSIGRVCPAPCQEKCRRNFVDEEPVSIRNIKRFIGDHGLAQDSLGHVPAIADNGKTVAIVGGGPAGMSAAYYLRLKGYDVTVIEKEAALGGMMRYGIPDYRLPQEVLQKECDWLVSHGIELRMNTCLGKDVTLDQLRDDYDAVLLAMGCWKSSSMRTPGEDLPGVLGGIDFLYTVNLHDPIKIGDKVAVVGGGNTAMDACRCAKRLGAEKVYIVYRRTEAEMPAEEIEIKEAKEEGVEFLFLAAPTAIEGNGKVERLVCEKMELGEADASGRRRPVPTGETFALEVDNVIAAIGQGIDFKGLPKSIHDNRSMAVNEHYETPLPGVFVCGDQQTGPKIAVEALGTGHWAAESIHSYLTTGKAKKPFVYDVVRNDLGPDDFADREKQPREHTAHVDPSVRLSKPFEEYDTGLTEEQVLRDASRCMECGCADVFECKLRRYAIDYEVNPDRIAGEHAKGIEEANQYYVRNMDKCILCGQCVRTCDEIAGFHAIDFANRGFAATISPEYFKGIDASDCTFCGLCVQNCPVGALMEKRAERWPHQEKPTLVSTTCSKCPVGCEIDLNLDASCDRIVRVTSDFNKIDSPSFGMTCVKGRYQFDDVAENRLMSPMAKGAEIGWADAAEKASAMIKNASKMAFALGADLTNEEMSSVSDFISKTGVKADVAVEGVSCFAHLTEAMEKAWGRRSAGIGYDALIDSDCVLLLDDNLSDDQPVMSSWIRRAMRKNGATMVYAGNHSDKFDMGEAIVIGCDVASVAEAILNPIKGEEKSCCSEAGRAAAALLKAKKPAIIVGKGAARSTSAEAVIALADHLKTKAVYPLYTGANVQGAIDGNVSTMSIKDLRDSSSTYDLIVSVGRVEMPRSSLAIVVRANDFDGSGKVDLALPQLAWAEKRGTVTNMTGRTLNVKSGPVAPENAKDLSWILSAVARRMEVEIPAVR from the coding sequence ATGGAAAGAACCGTTAGAGTGTTGCTTAACGGCAAGGAGGTCCACGGTTACCCGGGGCAGAAAATCCTTGACCTTTGCGCCGAGTGTGGGGTTGAGATACCCACTCTCTGTTATAACGAGCACCTGTCCATACACGGAGGATGTTCACTCTGTTTGGTGGAGATAGAGGGAGCCAAGGCCCTGGTCAGAGCCTGCGCATCAACCATAGCTCCCGATATGGTGATAAGGACCGACACAAAACGGGCCAACGACGCAAGGAGGCTCGCTCTGGAGTTGCTCCTTTCGGACCACGTTGGAGACTGTCGTCCTCCCTGTACCCTGGCATGCCCCGCTCAGGCCAACGTTCAGGGCTACATAAACACCGCCGCCCAGGGCAAGTTCTCCGAGGCCCTGGGCATACTTCACAAAAACATAGTCCTCCCCAGTTCAATAGGGCGGGTATGCCCCGCTCCCTGCCAGGAGAAGTGCAGGAGAAACTTCGTCGACGAGGAGCCAGTGTCCATCAGAAACATAAAGAGGTTTATAGGCGACCACGGCTTGGCCCAGGATAGCCTGGGACACGTTCCCGCCATAGCGGACAACGGCAAAACCGTAGCCATAGTCGGCGGTGGCCCCGCCGGTATGAGCGCGGCCTACTACCTCAGGCTAAAGGGCTACGACGTCACGGTCATAGAGAAAGAGGCCGCCCTCGGCGGAATGATGAGGTACGGCATACCAGACTACCGTCTCCCCCAGGAAGTGCTTCAGAAAGAGTGCGACTGGCTGGTTTCCCACGGCATAGAGCTCCGTATGAATACATGCCTGGGCAAGGACGTAACCCTTGACCAGCTCAGGGACGACTACGACGCTGTCCTTCTGGCCATGGGATGTTGGAAGTCGTCGTCCATGAGGACCCCTGGGGAGGATCTCCCTGGAGTGCTCGGCGGTATCGACTTCCTCTACACCGTAAACCTTCACGATCCGATCAAGATCGGCGACAAAGTGGCCGTGGTCGGAGGTGGAAACACCGCCATGGACGCCTGCCGCTGCGCTAAGAGGCTGGGAGCGGAGAAGGTCTATATAGTCTACCGCCGCACCGAGGCGGAGATGCCGGCCGAGGAGATAGAGATCAAAGAGGCCAAGGAAGAGGGAGTCGAGTTCCTGTTCCTGGCGGCCCCCACCGCCATAGAGGGCAACGGCAAGGTAGAGAGACTGGTATGCGAGAAGATGGAGCTTGGTGAGGCCGACGCCTCTGGCCGTCGCCGTCCTGTGCCTACCGGCGAGACCTTCGCCCTTGAGGTGGACAACGTTATAGCGGCCATAGGCCAGGGAATCGACTTTAAGGGCCTGCCCAAGTCGATCCACGACAACCGCTCCATGGCGGTCAATGAGCATTACGAGACCCCGCTTCCTGGAGTCTTCGTGTGTGGAGACCAGCAGACCGGACCTAAGATCGCCGTAGAGGCCCTTGGTACGGGGCACTGGGCGGCTGAGAGCATCCACTCCTACCTGACAACCGGCAAGGCAAAGAAGCCCTTCGTCTACGACGTGGTAAGGAACGATCTCGGCCCCGACGACTTCGCCGACAGGGAAAAACAGCCCCGGGAACACACGGCCCACGTGGATCCATCCGTAAGGCTCAGCAAACCTTTCGAGGAATACGACACAGGTCTCACCGAGGAGCAGGTACTGAGAGACGCCTCCCGTTGCATGGAGTGTGGCTGCGCCGACGTGTTCGAGTGCAAGCTTCGTCGCTACGCCATAGACTACGAGGTCAACCCAGATCGCATAGCGGGAGAGCACGCAAAGGGCATAGAGGAAGCTAACCAGTACTACGTGAGGAACATGGACAAGTGCATCCTCTGCGGGCAGTGCGTCAGGACCTGCGACGAGATCGCCGGCTTTCACGCCATCGACTTCGCGAACAGAGGCTTCGCTGCCACTATATCCCCCGAGTACTTCAAGGGTATAGACGCGTCGGACTGCACCTTCTGTGGCCTCTGCGTCCAAAACTGCCCTGTCGGAGCACTGATGGAGAAGAGGGCCGAGCGTTGGCCTCATCAGGAGAAGCCTACTCTGGTGAGCACCACCTGCTCCAAGTGTCCGGTGGGATGCGAGATAGACCTCAACCTGGACGCATCCTGCGATAGAATCGTCAGGGTGACCAGCGATTTCAACAAAATCGACAGTCCATCGTTCGGCATGACCTGTGTCAAGGGACGTTATCAGTTCGACGACGTAGCGGAGAACAGGCTTATGTCCCCCATGGCTAAGGGAGCGGAGATCGGCTGGGCTGACGCCGCGGAGAAAGCCTCAGCCATGATAAAGAACGCCTCCAAGATGGCATTCGCCCTCGGAGCGGACCTGACAAACGAGGAGATGAGCTCCGTATCGGACTTCATCTCCAAGACCGGGGTTAAGGCTGACGTGGCGGTCGAAGGTGTGTCCTGCTTTGCTCACCTTACCGAGGCGATGGAGAAAGCCTGGGGCAGAAGATCCGCCGGGATCGGCTACGACGCTTTAATAGATTCCGACTGCGTACTCCTCCTGGACGATAACCTCTCTGACGATCAGCCCGTTATGTCCTCATGGATCAGGAGAGCCATGAGGAAAAACGGCGCGACCATGGTTTACGCCGGGAATCACAGCGATAAGTTCGACATGGGAGAGGCCATAGTGATCGGCTGCGACGTTGCGTCGGTCGCCGAGGCGATCCTCAACCCCATCAAGGGAGAGGAAAAGAGTTGCTGCTCTGAGGCAGGAAGAGCCGCTGCCGCCCTCTTAAAGGCAAAAAAACCGGCCATAATCGTCGGCAAAGGAGCGGCCCGGTCCACATCGGCAGAGGCGGTCATAGCACTGGCGGACCACCTCAAGACCAAGGCCGTGTATCCCCTCTACACCGGAGCCAACGTGCAGGGCGCGATAGACGGAAACGTCTCCACCATGTCCATAAAGGACCTGAGGGACAGTTCCAGCACCTACGACCTGATAGTCTCGGTCGGGAGGGTGGAGATGCCCCGCTCGTCCTTAGCCATCGTGGTCAGGGCAAACGATTTCGACGGATCTGGCAAGGTGGATCTGGCCCTTCCTCAGCTCGCCTGGGCTGAGAAGAGGGGAACCGTGACCAACATGACCGGCAGGACCTTGAACGTCAAATCCGGCCCTGTAGCACCGGAAAACGCGAAGGATCTCTCTTGGATCCTGTCGGCAGTGGCCCGCAGGATGGAAGTGGAGATTCCAGCGGTAAGATAG